A window of the Streptomyces sp. NBC_01351 genome harbors these coding sequences:
- a CDS encoding histone-like nucleoid-structuring protein Lsr2 produces MAQRVVVTLSDDIDGGEAAETVVFALDGKSYEIDLNAANAKKLRKGLAPFVAAGRRQSRSGKVFKHTSVAPDPAVVRAWARSHQFEVPPRGRIPKKIYEAYNAAH; encoded by the coding sequence GTGGCGCAGCGCGTAGTGGTCACGCTCTCCGATGACATCGACGGCGGAGAAGCGGCGGAGACGGTCGTGTTCGCCCTGGACGGAAAGTCCTACGAGATCGACCTCAATGCGGCGAACGCAAAGAAACTGCGGAAGGGCCTGGCCCCCTTCGTGGCCGCCGGCCGCCGTCAGTCACGCTCGGGGAAGGTGTTCAAGCACACGTCCGTCGCCCCCGACCCGGCGGTCGTCCGGGCCTGGGCTCGGTCCCACCAGTTCGAGGTGCCGCCCCGCGGCCGCATCCCCAAGAAGATCTACGAGGCCTACAACGCCGCCCACTGA
- a CDS encoding DUF3073 domain-containing protein, producing the protein MGRGRAKAKQTKVARQLKYNSGGTDLSRLANELGASPTEPLPISEPVEVDDDLDDDDPYAKYADLYNSDDDDEDEESGPSAQRRGA; encoded by the coding sequence ATGGGGCGCGGCCGGGCCAAGGCCAAGCAGACAAAGGTCGCCCGCCAGCTGAAGTACAACAGCGGCGGGACTGACCTCTCGCGTCTGGCCAATGAGCTGGGCGCATCGCCGACAGAGCCGCTGCCTATCAGCGAGCCGGTCGAAGTCGATGACGATCTGGACGACGACGACCCGTACGCCAAGTACGCGGATCTGTACAACAGCGATGACGACGACGAGGACGAAGAGTCCGGTCCGTCGGCACAGCGTCGCGGGGCTTGA
- the purF gene encoding amidophosphoribosyltransferase, whose protein sequence is MPRGDGRLNHDLLPGEKGPQDACGVFGVWAPGEEVAKLTYFGLYALQHRGQESAGIAVSNGSQILVFKDMGLVSQVFDETSLGSLQGHIAVGHARYSTTGASVWENAQPTFRATAHGSIALGHNGNLVNTAELAEMVADLPRQDGRATQVAATNDTDLVTALLAGQTDDEGKPLTIEESAAKVLPQVKGAFSLVFMDEGTLYTARDPQGIRPLVLGRLERGWVVASETAALDICGASFVREVEPGELIAIDENGLRTSRFAEAKPKGCVFEYVYLARPDTDIAGRNVYLSRVEMGRRLAKEAPADADLVISTPESGTPAAVGYAEASGIPYGVGLVKNAYVGRTFIQPSQTIRQLGIRLKLNPLKEVIRGKRLVVVDDSIVRGNTQRALVKMLREAGAAEVHIRISSPPVKWPCFFGIDFATRAELIANGMTVDEIATSLGADSLSYISLDSMIEATTIQKPNLCRACFDGEYPMELPDPQLLGKQLLESELAGGTDAADALRRP, encoded by the coding sequence GTGCCTCGTGGTGATGGACGACTCAACCACGACCTGCTCCCCGGCGAAAAGGGCCCCCAGGACGCTTGCGGCGTCTTCGGTGTCTGGGCTCCGGGTGAAGAGGTCGCCAAGCTCACCTACTTCGGACTGTATGCATTGCAGCACCGCGGACAAGAGTCCGCGGGAATCGCTGTGAGCAACGGCTCCCAGATCCTCGTCTTCAAGGACATGGGACTTGTTTCCCAGGTCTTCGACGAAACCTCCCTCGGCTCGCTCCAAGGTCATATCGCGGTCGGTCACGCCCGCTACTCGACCACCGGGGCCTCCGTCTGGGAGAACGCTCAGCCCACCTTCCGTGCGACCGCCCACGGCTCCATTGCCCTGGGTCACAACGGCAACTTGGTGAACACCGCCGAGCTCGCCGAAATGGTCGCCGACCTCCCGCGTCAGGACGGCCGAGCCACCCAGGTGGCCGCCACCAATGACACCGACCTCGTGACCGCCCTCCTCGCCGGCCAGACCGACGACGAGGGCAAGCCCCTGACCATCGAGGAGTCGGCCGCCAAGGTCCTGCCTCAGGTCAAGGGCGCCTTCTCGCTCGTCTTCATGGACGAGGGGACCCTCTACACCGCCCGCGACCCGCAGGGCATCCGCCCGCTGGTCCTCGGCCGCCTCGAGCGCGGTTGGGTGGTCGCGAGCGAGACCGCCGCCCTCGACATCTGCGGAGCCAGCTTCGTCCGCGAGGTCGAGCCGGGCGAGCTCATCGCGATCGACGAGAACGGTCTGCGGACCTCTCGATTCGCGGAAGCGAAGCCCAAGGGCTGCGTGTTCGAGTACGTCTACCTGGCGCGCCCGGACACCGACATCGCCGGCCGGAACGTCTACCTCTCGCGTGTCGAGATGGGCCGGCGCCTGGCCAAGGAAGCCCCGGCCGATGCCGACCTGGTGATATCGACGCCGGAGTCGGGCACGCCCGCCGCCGTCGGCTACGCGGAGGCCAGCGGAATTCCGTACGGCGTCGGCCTGGTCAAGAACGCCTACGTGGGCCGGACCTTCATCCAGCCCTCGCAGACGATCCGCCAGCTCGGCATCCGCCTCAAGCTCAACCCCCTCAAGGAAGTCATCCGGGGCAAGCGCCTGGTGGTCGTCGACGACTCGATCGTCCGCGGCAACACCCAGCGCGCCCTGGTCAAGATGCTCCGCGAGGCCGGCGCGGCCGAGGTCCACATCCGGATCTCCTCGCCGCCGGTGAAGTGGCCGTGCTTCTTCGGCATCGACTTCGCCACCCGGGCCGAGCTGATCGCCAACGGCATGACGGTCGACGAGATCGCCACGTCGCTCGGAGCGGACTCGCTCTCGTACATCTCGCTCGACTCGATGATCGAGGCGACGACGATCCAGAAGCCCAACCTCTGCCGTGCCTGCTTCGACGGCGAGTACCCGATGGAGCTGCCCGACCCGCAGCTCCTGGGCAAGCAGCTGCTGGAGAGCGAGCTGGCCGGCGGCACGGACGCGGCCGACGCGCTCCGCCGCCCGTAG
- a CDS encoding META domain-containing protein — protein MRRFRYVHATAALAALALAATACGTTETSGGGPLPAVTGSWAVESLTTGGKTLHAPEAARVEIGHEEATGNYGCNGFTAELVQEGTSALTVSPGVSTNMACEHMDFETAFSQLFRGRLTIDRGPDRLTLKTVDGSTIAMTPKPPAADAPLTATHWTVDSTINGDTAASLPAEATGKARFAIDGDTVAGSLGCNRFSAKATVDGSTLTFGPLTSTRMACEGPAGEVERALTDLFGSGPLTWKVQERTLTLVAPDGKGLTAKAASAAE, from the coding sequence ATGCGTAGATTCCGGTACGTCCACGCCACCGCCGCGCTCGCGGCCCTCGCGCTCGCCGCCACCGCCTGCGGTACCACCGAGACCAGCGGGGGCGGCCCGCTCCCCGCAGTCACGGGGTCCTGGGCCGTCGAGTCGCTGACCACCGGCGGCAAGACCCTGCACGCGCCCGAGGCCGCCCGTGTCGAGATCGGGCACGAGGAGGCCACGGGCAACTACGGCTGCAACGGCTTCACGGCGGAGCTCGTGCAGGAGGGAACCTCCGCCCTGACCGTCTCGCCGGGCGTCTCGACCAACATGGCCTGCGAGCACATGGACTTCGAGACGGCCTTCTCCCAGCTGTTCAGGGGCCGGTTGACCATCGACCGGGGCCCCGACCGGCTCACCCTGAAGACCGTCGACGGGAGCACCATCGCCATGACCCCGAAGCCCCCGGCGGCGGACGCCCCGCTCACCGCCACCCACTGGACCGTCGACTCCACGATCAACGGCGACACCGCGGCCTCCCTGCCCGCCGAGGCGACCGGCAAGGCCCGGTTCGCGATCGACGGGGACACCGTGGCCGGCAGCCTCGGCTGCAACCGCTTCAGCGCCAAGGCCACCGTCGACGGATCCACCCTGACCTTCGGACCGCTCACCTCTACCCGGATGGCCTGCGAGGGCCCGGCGGGAGAGGTGGAGCGGGCGCTGACCGACCTGTTCGGCAGCGGCCCTCTCACCTGGAAGGTCCAGGAGCGCACCCTCACCCTCGTCGCCCCCGACGGCAAGGGCCTCACCGCGAAGGCGGCCTCCGCCGCGGAGTGA
- a CDS encoding maleylpyruvate isomerase family mycothiol-dependent enzyme produces MPPARKKPRSYDPDKIRAAVTAQFGHVAVAVGELGTEQLARPSGVGEWSVAELAAHVAWIADSLAGGLARPPAAVAELTAVEWPFATASLAGKISEAARETLAGAPLPELFATASVRMARALAESPGDRVLDLWIGDMTLADFLVTRTVELVVHTDDLNRATGLDIPIERQALAACTRLLADALALKAPGGSVEVRVPPFAVVQCIEGPRHTRGTPPNVVETDPLTWLRLATGRTGWAEALDAAQVRAGGERADLSALLPLMS; encoded by the coding sequence ATGCCGCCCGCCAGGAAGAAGCCGCGTAGCTACGACCCCGACAAGATCCGCGCGGCCGTCACCGCGCAGTTCGGGCATGTCGCCGTCGCCGTGGGGGAGTTGGGGACCGAGCAGCTGGCCCGGCCCAGCGGGGTCGGGGAGTGGAGCGTCGCCGAACTCGCCGCCCACGTCGCCTGGATCGCCGACTCGCTGGCCGGCGGCCTCGCCCGGCCGCCCGCCGCCGTCGCGGAGCTCACGGCCGTGGAGTGGCCCTTCGCCACCGCCTCCCTCGCCGGGAAGATCTCCGAGGCCGCCCGGGAGACACTCGCCGGCGCCCCGCTCCCCGAGCTGTTCGCCACGGCCTCCGTCCGCATGGCGCGGGCCCTCGCCGAGAGCCCGGGCGACCGCGTGCTCGACCTGTGGATCGGCGACATGACCCTGGCCGACTTCCTGGTCACCCGGACCGTCGAGCTGGTGGTGCACACCGACGACCTGAACCGGGCCACCGGCCTGGACATCCCGATCGAGCGGCAGGCCCTCGCCGCCTGCACCCGGCTGCTCGCCGACGCCCTCGCGCTCAAGGCGCCGGGCGGCTCGGTCGAGGTACGCGTGCCGCCCTTCGCGGTGGTGCAGTGCATCGAGGGCCCCCGCCACACCCGCGGCACCCCGCCGAACGTGGTGGAGACCGACCCGCTGACCTGGCTCCGGCTCGCGACGGGCCGTACGGGATGGGCCGAGGCCCTGGACGCGGCGCAGGTCCGCGCCGGCGGCGAGCGGGCCGACCTCTCCGCACTGCTGCCGCTGATGAGCTGA
- a CDS encoding putative leader peptide: MQPPGDRSVTLVERRHVDLVRVASAICRCSA, encoded by the coding sequence ATGCAGCCTCCCGGTGACCGTTCCGTCACCCTCGTAGAGCGCCGCCACGTAGACCTGGTCCGTGTCGCGAGCGCCATCTGTCGCTGTTCTGCGTAG
- the purM gene encoding phosphoribosylformylglycinamidine cyclo-ligase — protein sequence MTEKTTGASYAAAGVDIEAGDRAVELMKEWVKKTQRPEVLGGLGGFAGLFDASALKRYERPLLASATDGVGTKVDIARQMGVFDTIGHDLVAMVMDDIVVCGAEPLFMTDYICVGKVHPERVAAIVKGIAEGCVLAGCALVGGETAEHPGLLGPDDFDVAGAGTGVVEYDRLLGADRIRTGDAVIAMASSGLHSNGYSLVRHVLFDRAGMSLEQEIAELGRTLGEELLEPTKIYSLDCLALTRTAEVHAYSHITGGGLAANLARVIPDHLHATVDRATWAPGAIFDLVGKAGQVEQLELEKTLNMGVGMMAVVPQESVDVALTALADRGVDAWVAGEILDRGDRTEGATLTGSYAS from the coding sequence ATGACAGAGAAGACCACCGGTGCCAGCTACGCAGCCGCGGGTGTGGACATCGAAGCGGGAGACCGCGCCGTCGAGCTGATGAAGGAGTGGGTGAAGAAGACGCAGCGCCCCGAGGTCCTCGGCGGCCTCGGCGGCTTCGCCGGCCTCTTCGACGCCTCTGCCCTCAAGCGCTACGAGCGCCCGCTGCTCGCCTCCGCCACCGACGGGGTCGGCACCAAGGTCGACATCGCGCGCCAGATGGGCGTGTTCGACACCATCGGCCACGACCTGGTCGCGATGGTCATGGACGACATCGTCGTCTGCGGCGCCGAACCGCTCTTCATGACCGACTACATCTGCGTCGGCAAGGTTCACCCCGAGCGTGTCGCGGCCATCGTCAAGGGCATCGCCGAGGGCTGCGTCCTCGCCGGCTGCGCCCTGGTCGGCGGCGAGACCGCCGAACACCCGGGTCTGCTGGGGCCGGACGACTTCGACGTGGCGGGCGCCGGCACCGGTGTCGTCGAGTACGACCGCCTGCTGGGCGCGGATCGTATCCGTACGGGGGACGCCGTCATCGCGATGGCTTCGTCCGGCCTTCACTCGAACGGGTACTCGCTGGTCCGGCACGTCCTCTTCGACCGGGCCGGGATGTCCCTGGAGCAGGAGATCGCGGAGCTCGGCCGCACCCTCGGCGAGGAGCTCCTGGAGCCCACCAAGATCTACTCGCTGGACTGCCTGGCCCTCACCCGTACGGCCGAGGTCCACGCGTACTCGCACATCACCGGCGGCGGCCTCGCCGCGAACCTGGCCCGGGTCATCCCGGACCACCTGCACGCCACGGTCGACCGTGCGACCTGGGCCCCCGGCGCGATCTTCGACCTGGTCGGCAAGGCCGGGCAGGTGGAGCAGCTGGAGCTGGAGAAGACCCTGAACATGGGCGTCGGCATGATGGCCGTCGTTCCGCAGGAGTCGGTGGACGTGGCGCTGACCGCACTGGCCGACCGGGGTGTCGACGCCTGGGTGGCCGGGGAGATCCTCGACCGCGGCGACCGTACCGAGGGTGCGACCCTCACCGGTTCCTACGCGAGCTGA
- the purL gene encoding phosphoribosylformylglycinamidine synthase subunit PurL, which yields MSLDTVKNATETPDASQPWKELGLKEDEYARIREILGRRPTGAELAMYSVMWSEHCSYKSSKVHLKQFSEKKPQSDAMLVGIGENAGVVDVGQGYAVTFKVESHNHPSYIEPYQGAATGIGGIVRDILAMGARPVAVVDPLRFGAADHPDTKRVLPGVVAGIGGYGNCLGLPNIGGEVVFDECYQGNPLVNAGCIGVMKHEDIHLAKASGPGNKVILYGARTGGDGIGGVSVLASETFDDTKPTKRPAVQVGDPFQEKLLIECTLEIFKEKLVAGIQDLGGAGLSCATSELASAGTGGMRVELDTVPLRDATLSPEEILMSESQERMCAIVEPQYVDRFMEICEKWDVIATVIGEVTDGEQLEIYWHGELIVDVPPGTVAHEGPTYHRPYARPSWQDALQADDAGKLPRPQTSEELRAQVLALVSSPNQASKSWVTDQYDRFVQGNTVLSQPEDAGMIRIDEESNLGVAMATDGNGRFAKLDPYTGAQLALAESYRNVAATGAKPLAISDCLNFGSPEDPDVMWQFAEACRGLADGCLELGTPVTGGNVSLYNQTGDVAIHPTPVVAVLGVIDDVNRRTPMAFSETGQLLYLLGDTSEEFGGSAWSQVVHDHLGGMPPKVDLGREKLLGEILISASRDGMIDAAHDLSDGGVIQALTESCLRGGNGARVVVPEGLDAFTFLFSESAGRAIVSVPRSEELRFTDMCGARGLPAARIGVVDGEEIEIQGEFTLPLAELREAHEATIPALLA from the coding sequence ATGAGCCTCGACACCGTCAAGAACGCCACCGAGACCCCGGACGCCTCCCAGCCCTGGAAGGAACTCGGCCTCAAGGAGGACGAGTACGCCCGGATCCGGGAGATCCTCGGCCGCCGTCCCACCGGCGCCGAGCTCGCCATGTACTCGGTCATGTGGTCCGAGCACTGCTCGTACAAGAGCAGCAAGGTCCACCTGAAGCAGTTCAGCGAGAAGAAGCCCCAGTCCGACGCCATGCTCGTCGGCATCGGCGAGAACGCCGGCGTCGTCGACGTCGGCCAGGGCTACGCGGTCACCTTCAAGGTCGAGTCGCACAACCACCCGTCGTACATCGAGCCCTACCAGGGCGCGGCCACCGGCATCGGCGGCATCGTGCGCGACATCCTCGCCATGGGCGCCCGCCCGGTCGCGGTCGTGGACCCGCTGCGCTTCGGCGCGGCCGACCACCCCGACACCAAGCGCGTCCTGCCGGGCGTCGTCGCGGGCATCGGCGGCTACGGCAACTGCCTGGGCCTGCCCAACATCGGCGGCGAGGTCGTCTTCGACGAGTGCTACCAGGGCAACCCGCTCGTCAACGCCGGCTGCATCGGCGTGATGAAGCACGAGGACATCCACCTCGCCAAGGCCTCCGGCCCCGGCAACAAGGTCATCCTCTACGGTGCCCGCACCGGCGGCGACGGCATCGGCGGGGTCTCGGTCCTCGCGTCCGAGACCTTCGACGACACCAAGCCCACCAAGCGCCCCGCGGTGCAGGTCGGCGACCCCTTCCAGGAGAAGCTCCTCATCGAGTGCACCCTGGAGATCTTCAAGGAGAAGCTGGTCGCGGGCATCCAGGACCTCGGCGGCGCCGGGCTCTCCTGCGCGACCTCCGAGCTCGCCTCCGCCGGCACCGGCGGCATGCGGGTCGAGCTGGACACCGTCCCGCTGCGCGACGCGACGCTCTCGCCCGAGGAAATCCTCATGAGCGAGTCGCAGGAGCGCATGTGCGCGATCGTCGAGCCGCAGTACGTCGACCGCTTCATGGAGATCTGCGAGAAGTGGGACGTCATCGCCACCGTCATCGGTGAGGTGACCGACGGCGAGCAGCTGGAGATCTACTGGCACGGCGAGCTCATCGTGGACGTGCCCCCGGGCACCGTCGCCCACGAGGGCCCGACCTACCACCGCCCGTACGCGCGCCCCTCCTGGCAGGACGCGCTCCAGGCGGACGACGCGGGCAAGCTGCCGCGGCCGCAGACCTCCGAGGAGCTGCGCGCGCAGGTCCTGGCCCTGGTCTCCTCCCCGAACCAGGCCTCCAAGTCCTGGGTCACCGACCAGTACGACCGGTTCGTGCAGGGCAACACCGTGCTCTCGCAGCCCGAGGACGCGGGCATGATCCGCATCGACGAGGAGTCCAACCTCGGCGTGGCCATGGCCACCGACGGCAACGGCCGCTTCGCCAAGCTCGACCCGTACACGGGCGCGCAGCTGGCGCTGGCCGAGTCCTACCGCAACGTGGCCGCGACCGGCGCCAAGCCGCTCGCGATCTCCGACTGCCTGAACTTCGGCTCCCCGGAGGACCCGGACGTCATGTGGCAGTTCGCGGAGGCCTGCCGCGGGCTGGCGGACGGCTGCCTGGAGCTGGGCACCCCGGTGACCGGCGGCAACGTCTCGCTCTACAACCAGACCGGTGACGTCGCCATCCACCCGACCCCGGTCGTGGCGGTCCTCGGCGTGATCGACGACGTCAACCGCCGTACGCCGATGGCGTTCTCGGAGACCGGCCAGCTGCTGTACCTGCTGGGCGACACGTCCGAGGAGTTCGGCGGCTCGGCCTGGTCCCAGGTCGTCCACGACCACCTGGGCGGCATGCCGCCGAAGGTGGACCTGGGCCGCGAGAAGCTGCTCGGCGAGATCCTGATCTCCGCCTCGCGCGACGGCATGATCGACGCCGCGCACGACCTGTCGGACGGCGGCGTCATCCAGGCGCTCACCGAGTCCTGCCTGCGCGGCGGCAACGGCGCGCGCGTGGTGGTCCCCGAGGGCCTGGACGCGTTCACGTTCCTCTTCTCCGAGTCCGCGGGCCGCGCCATCGTGTCGGTCCCGCGCAGCGAGGAGCTCCGCTTCACCGACATGTGCGGTGCGCGGGGCCTGCCGGCCGCGCGCATCGGCGTGGTGGACGGCGAGGAGATCGAGATCCAGGGCGAGTTCACCCTCCCGCTGGCCGAGCTCCGCGAGGCCCACGAGGCGACGATCCCGGCCCTGCTGGCCTGA
- a CDS encoding sulfatase-like hydrolase/transferase: MSSYESNLSRRAFGGAVGVTAAAAAVGLGGAAPAQAAESPSAGAEREFRAARGRHSRRPNILFILGDDLGWADLSSYGSPHIKTPNLDRLAKQGVRFTDAYSGSATCSPTRFSLYTGRYPGRTKGGLAEPIADKSVGLEPTHPTLASLLKESGYATALIGKWHAGYLPDYSPTKSGWDEFFGNFGGALEYYSKLGLGGEYDLYEGDAEYKDLRYYTRIITERASEYVARDHGGKPWLLNLNFTTPHWPWIADGDTEESAEIVRRIKAGDGRALWHSDGGSVAKYKEMVEDLDRSIGEVLRALDRSGQARDTIVVFSSDNGGERFSYNWPLAGNKASLQEGGIRVPNVVRWPARLDGGQVSHVPVFSPDWTATLLELAGTRPHPAYPLDGASLAGYLLRGEKVAERNLFWRVRGERALRRGDWKYYRGKSGRDQLFNLAGDIREQADKAAVEPARLAELRAAWEGVNAGLLPYPG; the protein is encoded by the coding sequence GTGTCTTCGTACGAATCCAACCTGTCCCGGCGTGCCTTCGGTGGCGCCGTCGGAGTGACCGCCGCCGCCGCGGCCGTGGGTCTCGGCGGGGCCGCGCCGGCCCAGGCCGCCGAGTCCCCGTCGGCCGGAGCGGAGCGGGAGTTCCGGGCCGCGCGGGGGCGGCATTCGCGGCGCCCGAACATCCTGTTCATCCTCGGTGACGACCTGGGCTGGGCCGACCTGTCCTCGTACGGGTCACCGCACATCAAGACCCCGAACCTGGACCGTCTCGCCAAGCAGGGCGTCCGCTTCACCGACGCCTACTCCGGCTCCGCGACCTGCTCCCCGACCCGGTTCAGCCTGTACACCGGGCGCTACCCGGGCCGCACCAAGGGCGGGCTGGCCGAGCCGATCGCCGACAAGTCGGTGGGCCTGGAGCCGACGCACCCGACGCTGGCCTCGCTGCTGAAGGAGTCCGGCTACGCCACCGCGCTGATCGGCAAGTGGCACGCCGGCTACCTGCCGGACTACAGCCCGACCAAGTCCGGCTGGGACGAGTTCTTCGGCAACTTCGGCGGGGCCCTGGAGTACTACTCCAAGCTGGGCCTGGGCGGCGAGTACGACCTCTACGAGGGCGACGCCGAGTACAAGGACCTGCGCTACTACACGCGGATCATCACGGAGCGGGCGAGCGAGTACGTCGCACGCGACCACGGCGGCAAGCCGTGGCTGCTGAACCTCAACTTCACCACCCCGCACTGGCCGTGGATCGCCGACGGGGACACCGAGGAGAGCGCCGAGATCGTCCGGCGGATCAAGGCGGGCGACGGCCGCGCCCTGTGGCACTCGGACGGCGGCTCGGTCGCGAAGTACAAGGAGATGGTCGAGGACCTGGACCGCTCGATCGGCGAGGTGCTGCGCGCCCTCGACCGCTCCGGGCAGGCCCGCGACACGATCGTCGTCTTCTCCAGCGACAACGGCGGCGAGCGCTTCTCGTACAACTGGCCCCTCGCCGGGAACAAGGCTTCGCTCCAGGAGGGCGGGATCCGGGTGCCGAACGTCGTGCGGTGGCCCGCGCGCCTCGACGGCGGCCAGGTCAGCCACGTCCCGGTGTTCAGCCCGGACTGGACGGCGACCCTGCTGGAACTGGCCGGTACCCGGCCGCACCCGGCGTACCCGCTGGACGGGGCGAGCCTGGCCGGGTACCTGCTGCGCGGGGAGAAGGTCGCCGAGCGGAACCTGTTCTGGCGGGTGCGCGGCGAGCGGGCGCTGCGGCGCGGCGACTGGAAGTACTACCGCGGCAAGTCGGGCCGGGACCAGCTGTTCAACCTGGCCGGCGACATCCGCGAACAGGCCGACAAGGCCGCCGTGGAGCCGGCCCGGCTGGCGGAACTCCGGGCTGCCTGGGAGGGCGTGAACGCGGGACTGCTGCCCTACCCGGGCTGA
- the purQ gene encoding phosphoribosylformylglycinamidine synthase subunit PurQ, whose translation MTTRIGVVTFPGTLDDRDSLRAVRLAGAEPVSLWHRDKDLHQVDAVVLAGGFSYGDYLRAGAISRFSPVMETIIEQAKGGMPVLGICNGFQVLTEAHLLPGAMLRNNHLHFICRDQKLRVENAETAWTGDYTAGQEISVPLKNMDGRYTADERTLDELEAEGRVAFRYVVRGEAADGCGNPNGSLRDIAGITNAAGNVVGLMPHPEHAVEPLIGTGRTDGLPFFTSVLKKLVSA comes from the coding sequence GTGACCACTCGCATCGGTGTCGTCACGTTCCCCGGAACGCTCGACGACCGTGACTCGCTGCGCGCCGTCCGCCTCGCGGGGGCCGAGCCGGTCTCGCTATGGCACCGCGACAAGGACCTGCACCAGGTCGACGCGGTCGTCCTCGCGGGCGGCTTCTCCTACGGGGACTACCTGCGCGCCGGAGCCATCTCCCGCTTCTCGCCGGTGATGGAGACCATCATCGAGCAGGCCAAGGGCGGCATGCCCGTCCTCGGCATCTGCAACGGCTTCCAGGTCCTCACCGAGGCCCACCTGCTGCCGGGGGCGATGCTCCGCAACAACCACCTCCACTTCATCTGCCGCGACCAGAAGCTGCGGGTGGAGAACGCGGAGACCGCGTGGACCGGCGACTACACCGCCGGCCAGGAGATCTCCGTACCGCTCAAGAACATGGACGGCCGGTACACCGCCGACGAGCGCACGCTCGACGAGCTGGAGGCCGAAGGCCGCGTCGCCTTCCGCTACGTCGTCCGCGGCGAAGCCGCTGATGGATGCGGTAACCCGAACGGGTCGCTGCGCGACATCGCCGGCATCACCAACGCCGCGGGCAACGTCGTCGGCCTCATGCCCCACCCCGAGCACGCGGTCGAGCCGCTCATCGGGACGGGCCGCACCGACGGCCTCCCGTTCTTCACGTCGGTCCTGAAGAAGCTGGTCAGCGCATGA
- the purS gene encoding phosphoribosylformylglycinamidine synthase subunit PurS: protein MARVVVDVMLKPEILDPQGQAVQRALPRLGFDGIADVRQGKRFELEVEGPVDQAALDRIHKMAETFLANTVIEDFTVKVEA from the coding sequence GTGGCACGCGTCGTAGTCGACGTCATGCTCAAGCCGGAGATCCTCGACCCCCAGGGCCAGGCGGTGCAGCGTGCACTGCCGCGCCTGGGCTTCGATGGGATCGCCGACGTCCGCCAGGGGAAGCGCTTCGAACTGGAGGTGGAGGGACCGGTCGACCAGGCCGCCCTCGACCGCATCCACAAGATGGCCGAAACGTTCCTCGCCAACACCGTCATCGAAGACTTCACCGTGAAGGTCGAGGCCTGA